From Alienimonas californiensis, a single genomic window includes:
- a CDS encoding flagellar FlbD family protein: protein MIPLTRLSGERFLLNAELIRTVESRPDTFLTLTTGERLVVREAPEQVAGRVLGWRRAAAC, encoded by the coding sequence ATGATTCCCCTCACCCGCCTCTCCGGCGAACGGTTCCTGCTGAACGCCGAACTGATTCGCACCGTCGAAAGTCGCCCGGACACGTTCCTCACGCTGACGACCGGCGAGCGACTGGTGGTGCGCGAGGCTCCGGAGCAGGTCGCCGGCCGGGTCCTCGGCTGGCGCCGCGCCGCCGCCTGTTAA
- a CDS encoding site-specific integrase, which produces MQRAAENAVPLPLDLAVKHAGIQALPNAERSAVNAAVKERRESCRWSPNQLRHTRATQLRAKYGIELTRTVLGQSDIATGEIYAERDLAAAERVMREVG; this is translated from the coding sequence GTGCAACGCGCCGCTGAGAACGCCGTCCCCCTCCCCTTAGACCTCGCGGTCAAGCACGCCGGGATCCAGGCGTTGCCGAACGCCGAACGCTCCGCCGTGAACGCGGCGGTCAAGGAGCGCCGGGAGTCGTGCCGCTGGTCCCCGAACCAGCTCCGCCACACGCGGGCCACCCAGCTGCGGGCGAAGTACGGCATCGAGTTGACCCGCACCGTGTTGGGCCAGAGCGACATCGCGACCGGCGAGATCTACGCCGAACGCGACCTCGCCGCCGCCGAGCGGGTGATGCGGGAGGTGGGCTGA
- a CDS encoding tyrosine-type recombinase/integrase, producing the protein MPRTRVPKLTLHKPTGQARVYLNGRQFYLGKYGTPAADEKYRRLVAEYLRSGEIPAEVRPAPATIAGVAAVGDPPGRTVEEVILPYWKWAQGHYVKDGQPTSEIGVLKVTLRTLRSLYGSTPAAEFGPLKLKAYRDQLVRDGLSRPGVNERVERVKRVFKWAVSEELIGPEVYQALATVTGLQQGRTPAWEPDPVEPVDPRLVDATLPHLPPIVADMVRLQLLTGMRPGEVCSLRPRDVDRSKEVWSYRPASHKTQHHGKARTVFVGTEAQAILGPYLDDRPADAFCFSPKPAEAARRAAATAARMTPASCGWVVGSNRKKNPAR; encoded by the coding sequence ATGCCCCGCACACGCGTCCCGAAGCTCACCCTCCACAAGCCGACCGGTCAGGCCCGCGTCTACCTGAACGGCCGGCAGTTCTACCTCGGCAAGTACGGCACCCCAGCCGCCGACGAGAAGTACCGGCGGCTGGTCGCGGAGTACCTCCGCTCCGGCGAGATTCCCGCAGAGGTTCGTCCGGCGCCCGCGACGATCGCCGGCGTCGCGGCCGTCGGCGACCCGCCGGGGCGGACCGTGGAGGAAGTCATCCTGCCGTACTGGAAGTGGGCTCAGGGCCATTACGTCAAGGACGGGCAGCCCACCAGCGAGATCGGCGTGCTGAAGGTCACGCTGCGGACGCTGCGTTCGCTGTACGGCTCCACCCCCGCCGCCGAGTTCGGTCCGCTGAAGCTGAAGGCCTACCGGGACCAGCTCGTCCGCGACGGGCTCTCCCGCCCGGGGGTGAACGAGCGGGTCGAGCGGGTGAAGCGGGTGTTCAAGTGGGCGGTCTCCGAGGAGCTGATCGGCCCGGAGGTCTACCAGGCCCTCGCCACGGTCACGGGGCTGCAGCAGGGCCGCACGCCAGCGTGGGAGCCGGATCCGGTGGAGCCAGTCGACCCGCGGCTCGTGGACGCCACCCTGCCCCACCTCCCGCCGATCGTCGCGGACATGGTGCGGCTGCAGCTGCTCACCGGGATGCGGCCCGGGGAGGTCTGCTCGCTCCGCCCCCGCGACGTGGACCGTTCGAAGGAGGTGTGGTCCTACCGCCCCGCCTCGCACAAGACCCAGCACCACGGCAAGGCCCGCACCGTCTTCGTCGGCACGGAGGCCCAGGCGATCCTCGGCCCCTACCTCGACGATCGCCCGGCCGACGCCTTCTGCTTCAGCCCGAAGCCAGCCGAAGCCGCTCGCCGGGCCGCGGCGACTGCGGCCCGCATGACCCCGGCCTCGTGCGGGTGGGTCGTCGGCAGCAATCGGAAGAAGAACCCCGCCCGCTAG
- the fliP gene encoding flagellar type III secretion system pore protein FliP (The bacterial flagellar biogenesis protein FliP forms a type III secretion system (T3SS)-type pore required for flagellar assembly.): MRQSPSVPFSSTLRVAAALCGLLCAAPASAQGIVRQNPAPTDLREMFAPLPSSTADAGGFPPLVVPAAAWTPEAAPIPPLGPAAPAPGSDALTLPEALNPDTALSPGGLTNTLKILGLLTVLSLAPSILLMTTCFVRFVIVIGLLKQAIGTQQMPPNQVVVSLCLFLTVAVMGPVWGRCYDEGIRPYTDPAPGEVPPTLDEAFDRTAAPLRAFMADQIERTGNGAAVRLFLDYRRPADASPGEGDPETYDEVPLGVLIPAYMLSELKTAFVIGFQIYLPFLVIDLVVSAVLISMGMMMLPPVLISLPFKLLLFVLVDGWFLTVGMLMEGVRPL; the protein is encoded by the coding sequence ATGAGACAGTCCCCGTCGGTTCCATTCTCGTCCACGCTGCGCGTCGCGGCGGCACTGTGCGGACTGCTGTGCGCCGCGCCGGCGTCTGCGCAGGGCATCGTGCGGCAGAATCCGGCGCCGACGGATCTGCGGGAGATGTTCGCCCCGCTGCCCTCCTCCACGGCGGACGCCGGCGGGTTTCCGCCCTTGGTCGTGCCGGCCGCGGCCTGGACGCCGGAGGCGGCGCCCATCCCTCCCCTGGGACCGGCGGCCCCGGCGCCGGGCTCCGACGCGCTGACGCTGCCGGAGGCGCTCAACCCCGACACGGCCCTGTCCCCCGGCGGGCTGACGAACACGCTGAAGATTCTCGGCCTGCTCACGGTCCTGAGTCTGGCCCCGTCGATCCTGCTGATGACGACCTGCTTCGTGCGGTTCGTGATCGTGATCGGGCTGCTCAAACAGGCGATCGGCACCCAGCAGATGCCGCCGAACCAGGTCGTCGTCTCCCTCTGCCTGTTCCTCACGGTGGCCGTGATGGGGCCGGTCTGGGGGCGGTGCTACGACGAGGGCATCCGGCCGTACACCGACCCGGCGCCCGGCGAGGTCCCGCCCACGCTGGACGAAGCCTTCGATCGCACCGCCGCCCCGCTGAGGGCCTTCATGGCGGACCAGATCGAACGCACGGGGAACGGGGCCGCCGTCCGTCTGTTCCTCGATTACCGTCGTCCTGCCGACGCCTCCCCGGGCGAGGGCGATCCCGAGACCTACGACGAGGTGCCGCTGGGCGTGCTGATCCCGGCCTACATGCTGAGCGAATTAAAGACGGCGTTCGTGATCGGCTTCCAGATCTATCTGCCCTTCCTGGTGATCGATCTGGTGGTCAGCGCCGTGCTGATCTCGATGGGCATGATGATGCTCCCCCCGGTGCTGATCAGCCTGCCGTTCAAGCTCCTCCTGTTCGTGCTGGTGGACGGTTGGTTCCTGACCGTCGGCATGCTGATGGAAGGCGTGAGACCGCTTTGA
- a CDS encoding flagellar biosynthetic protein FliR, translating into MPFDLPSPDFTHPLIAWGTARFVGFLLVFFRVAGLMTVGPVFGTPVVPANVRVLLAVAAAAVVAPALPGGSAEAFQALDTNGDAVLVAEELPGAVLDSLEARGLTVTAAGLNLAEFTAPAPLPKTPAGLLRLSLGEFSIGFALGLGMTAVLAGLRLAGELVDQQIGTAMGEVFNPMLGASASPTGQLLGLLGTAALLTLPGVDGHLRLFATLLDTFRTLPPGAGWVSGEAWRTLAELAGAGMSLGLRVAAPTMAVMSLMSLTVGFLGRTVPQINVLSVGFPTRAAAGLLILALTLSPATDVLADLLAGSLTALHEALVGLPDPRA; encoded by the coding sequence GTGCCGTTCGACCTGCCCTCGCCGGACTTCACGCACCCGCTGATCGCGTGGGGGACGGCGCGGTTCGTGGGGTTTCTGCTGGTGTTTTTCCGGGTGGCGGGACTGATGACGGTGGGGCCGGTGTTCGGCACGCCGGTCGTGCCGGCGAACGTTCGGGTGCTGCTGGCCGTCGCCGCCGCCGCGGTCGTCGCCCCCGCCCTGCCGGGCGGCTCGGCGGAGGCGTTCCAGGCGCTCGATACGAACGGCGACGCCGTGTTGGTCGCCGAGGAACTTCCGGGAGCCGTGCTGGATTCGCTGGAAGCCCGCGGCCTGACCGTCACGGCGGCCGGGCTGAATCTCGCCGAGTTCACCGCCCCGGCCCCGCTGCCGAAGACGCCGGCGGGGCTGCTTCGCCTGTCGCTCGGAGAATTCTCGATCGGCTTCGCCCTGGGTTTGGGCATGACTGCCGTGCTGGCGGGCCTGCGGTTGGCCGGCGAACTGGTCGATCAGCAGATCGGCACGGCGATGGGCGAGGTCTTCAACCCGATGCTGGGCGCCTCCGCCTCCCCGACCGGGCAGTTGCTCGGCCTGCTCGGGACCGCGGCGCTGCTCACGCTGCCGGGGGTGGACGGGCATCTGCGACTGTTCGCCACGCTGCTGGACACCTTCCGCACTCTGCCGCCGGGGGCGGGGTGGGTCTCCGGCGAGGCGTGGAGGACGCTGGCGGAGTTGGCCGGCGCCGGCATGTCGCTCGGCCTGCGGGTGGCCGCCCCGACGATGGCGGTGATGTCGCTGATGAGCCTCACCGTCGGTTTTCTGGGACGAACGGTCCCGCAGATCAACGTGCTGTCGGTCGGCTTCCCCACGCGGGCCGCGGCGGGACTGCTGATCCTCGCCCTGACGCTCTCTCCGGCGACCGACGTGCTGGCCGACCTGCTCGCCGGTTCGCTGACCGCCCTGCACGAGGCGCTGGTCGGCCTGCCCGACCCCCGCGCCTGA
- a CDS encoding FliO/MopB family protein, whose protein sequence is MFRSLPAAVLLSLAAGAADAQQLPTLSGRPAASAVAALPPAGVGPAGAAEYARTPDPAPLKIGGGGVRLGDAGGTDPEPRGTSAWGVAGALALVLGLFAAAAKWFGGSRLTAAAAGGGTCEVLARVKLEPRASMHVVRIGGRVILVGSAADGLTALGEIDDPVEAEALAAACRVQAPRTLRRAGVGRDAGRESFRTLFGRAAARVASGPEPSTVEPREPDVSDAERRLAARLRPAGATR, encoded by the coding sequence GTGTTCCGCTCGCTCCCCGCCGCCGTTCTGCTGTCGCTCGCGGCCGGGGCGGCCGATGCGCAGCAACTCCCGACCCTGTCCGGCCGCCCGGCGGCCTCGGCGGTCGCGGCGTTGCCGCCGGCGGGGGTCGGTCCCGCGGGGGCGGCGGAGTACGCGAGGACGCCCGACCCGGCGCCCTTGAAGATCGGCGGGGGCGGCGTGCGGTTGGGCGACGCGGGAGGGACGGACCCGGAACCGCGGGGGACCTCGGCCTGGGGCGTCGCCGGGGCGCTGGCTCTTGTGCTCGGCCTGTTCGCCGCGGCGGCGAAGTGGTTCGGCGGCTCCCGACTGACGGCCGCGGCGGCGGGCGGGGGGACCTGCGAAGTGCTGGCCCGGGTGAAATTGGAACCGCGGGCCTCCATGCACGTAGTGCGAATCGGCGGACGGGTGATTCTCGTCGGCAGCGCCGCGGACGGGCTGACGGCGCTGGGGGAGATTGACGACCCGGTCGAAGCCGAGGCTCTCGCGGCGGCCTGCCGCGTCCAAGCGCCGCGGACGCTGCGTCGGGCCGGCGTCGGACGGGACGCGGGGCGGGAATCGTTCCGCACGTTATTCGGCCGGGCCGCCGCCCGCGTCGCCAGCGGGCCGGAGCCGTCCACCGTCGAACCCAGAGAGCCGGACGTCTCCGACGCCGAACGCCGACTTGCCGCCCGCCTCCGCCCCGCCGGGGCGACGCGATGA
- a CDS encoding flagellar motor protein MotB produces MDDDAPPGVPEWVVTYGDMMSLLLTFFIMLVSMSEIKDEGRVRAILEVFQQRFGPSEGIAASPGPSPLDRNDRERANASGQQRPLGTDRETADARDTAGTFNGAAEAPPDRPPALAGPAAFDRFGAEVGPKMTATLDSLAAALHRTSGEVIVRGHASPEGLPPGSPHEDVWALSRARAEAVAAALQERGVAASRFRIESAGATTPPGPDGWTTRDPLRAWDRVDVLVGEN; encoded by the coding sequence ATGGACGACGACGCACCGCCCGGCGTGCCGGAATGGGTCGTCACCTACGGCGACATGATGAGCCTGCTGCTGACCTTTTTTATCATGCTGGTCAGCATGAGCGAAATTAAAGACGAGGGCAGGGTCCGGGCGATCCTGGAGGTGTTCCAGCAGCGGTTCGGCCCGTCCGAGGGGATCGCGGCGTCGCCGGGGCCCTCTCCGTTGGACCGGAACGACCGTGAGCGGGCCAACGCCTCGGGGCAGCAACGTCCGCTGGGGACGGACCGGGAGACGGCCGACGCCCGGGATACGGCGGGCACGTTCAACGGCGCCGCGGAGGCGCCGCCGGACCGGCCGCCCGCTTTGGCGGGGCCGGCGGCCTTCGATCGCTTCGGCGCCGAGGTCGGTCCGAAGATGACGGCGACGCTCGACTCGCTCGCCGCCGCGCTGCATCGCACCAGCGGCGAGGTCATTGTCCGCGGTCACGCCTCGCCGGAGGGGCTTCCCCCCGGCTCGCCCCACGAAGACGTCTGGGCGCTGTCGCGGGCGCGGGCGGAGGCAGTCGCGGCGGCGCTGCAGGAACGCGGCGTGGCCGCGTCGCGGTTCCGCATCGAGTCCGCCGGCGCCACCACCCCCCCCGGGCCGGACGGCTGGACGACCCGCGATCCGTTGCGCGCGTGGGATCGTGTTGACGTGCTGGTGGGAGAGAACTAG
- a CDS encoding transposase produces the protein MPARHALSDAQWKLIPPLLPGELKDGGRPTADNRLFVDAVL, from the coding sequence ATGCCTGCTCGTCACGCCCTCTCCGACGCCCAGTGGAAGCTGATCCCGCCGTTGTTGCCGGGCGAACTCAAAGACGGCGGTCGACCAACCGCCGACAACCGGCTGTTCGTAGACGCGGTGCTGTGA
- a CDS encoding EscU/YscU/HrcU family type III secretion system export apparatus switch protein, with amino-acid sequence MGDDQEKTEDPTEQKRREAREQGQIAKSADVTAAAVLGAAAALLWIGGIGLSDKLAGLLDLSLRDVTVTFSASDANARAAAITAFLATALFPGLVALGLASAAGMLGQFGVLISPQALAPKWSRVNPISGFGRLMNARAVARLGGGVAKLLVLTGVSGLVMSSWMPDLIGMVAAGPAVLLGRVHAALAALGAWLAAALALLALSDYLFQRWQHERDLKMTKQQVRDEMKNQDGDPTVKGRRREAHRKLAAARDLSHVADADVVLTNPTHYSIALKYEEHMPAPQVVAKGVDEVAFRIRELAKQHNVPILERPALARQLWREVKVGRTVPPDLYGALAEVMAFVYRLTGKAAPKV; translated from the coding sequence GTGGGAGACGATCAGGAAAAGACGGAGGACCCCACGGAGCAAAAGCGCCGGGAGGCCCGCGAACAGGGGCAGATCGCCAAGAGCGCCGACGTGACCGCCGCCGCCGTGCTGGGGGCGGCCGCGGCCCTGCTGTGGATCGGCGGGATCGGGTTGTCGGACAAACTGGCGGGGTTGCTGGACCTCTCGCTGCGGGACGTGACGGTCACGTTCTCCGCCAGCGACGCCAACGCGCGGGCCGCGGCGATCACGGCCTTCCTAGCGACCGCCCTGTTCCCCGGTCTGGTGGCTCTGGGGCTGGCGTCCGCGGCGGGGATGCTCGGGCAGTTCGGCGTGCTGATCTCTCCGCAGGCCCTCGCCCCGAAGTGGTCCCGGGTCAACCCGATCAGCGGGTTCGGCCGGCTGATGAACGCGCGGGCGGTGGCGCGGCTCGGCGGGGGCGTGGCGAAGCTGCTGGTGCTCACGGGGGTCTCCGGGCTCGTGATGAGTTCTTGGATGCCGGACCTGATCGGGATGGTGGCCGCCGGGCCGGCGGTCCTGCTGGGCCGCGTGCATGCGGCCCTGGCGGCGTTGGGCGCCTGGCTGGCGGCGGCCCTCGCCCTGCTGGCGCTCAGCGACTACCTCTTCCAACGCTGGCAGCACGAGCGGGACCTGAAGATGACGAAGCAGCAGGTCCGCGACGAAATGAAGAATCAGGACGGCGATCCGACCGTGAAGGGCCGGCGCCGCGAAGCCCACCGCAAGCTGGCCGCGGCCCGGGACCTCAGCCACGTCGCCGACGCGGACGTCGTGCTGACCAACCCGACGCACTATTCGATCGCGCTGAAGTACGAAGAGCACATGCCCGCCCCGCAGGTGGTGGCCAAGGGCGTGGACGAGGTAGCGTTCCGCATCCGCGAACTGGCCAAGCAGCACAACGTCCCGATCCTCGAACGGCCCGCGCTCGCCCGTCAGCTCTGGCGCGAGGTGAAGGTGGGCCGGACGGTCCCGCCCGACCTGTACGGGGCGTTGGCCGAGGTGATGGCCTTCGTCTACCGCCTGACCGGGAAGGCTGCACCGAAGGTCTGA
- a CDS encoding helix-turn-helix transcriptional regulator has protein sequence MADAARFALYGRLLSPEGGATLKDLHGELGVSKKAFRRDLEAMERVGLPVLCEAGCRGETTWRLATPEGLPPLTFAWDEATALHLSRPLLGSLHSTFVWEALGRALAKVRAHLGEPALAYLNGLSGGFLATAPGAADLADRGPALDAVMLGREERRVTAILYRSGSTGEADRFAVEPLGLVWHRGRLYLHAHSRKHGEQRTFRVDRIEEAETTPERFEPPADFDLRIAHAGSFGVWHSDGPARMVRVQFAPSAAPYVAAGRYVAAGRWHDSQTVDVLPDGSFTLRVELGTFEKVGV, from the coding sequence GTGGCCGACGCGGCCCGCTTCGCCCTGTACGGGCGGCTGCTCTCCCCCGAGGGCGGCGCGACCCTCAAGGATCTACACGGCGAACTGGGCGTCAGCAAGAAGGCTTTCCGGCGCGATCTCGAGGCGATGGAGCGGGTCGGCCTGCCGGTCCTGTGCGAAGCCGGTTGCCGGGGCGAGACGACCTGGCGGCTGGCCACGCCTGAGGGGCTCCCCCCGCTGACGTTCGCCTGGGACGAAGCCACCGCCCTGCACCTCTCCCGGCCGCTGCTGGGTTCGCTCCACAGCACGTTCGTCTGGGAGGCATTGGGCCGGGCACTGGCGAAGGTGCGGGCGCATCTGGGCGAGCCGGCGCTGGCGTACCTGAACGGCCTCTCCGGCGGGTTTCTGGCCACGGCCCCCGGCGCGGCGGACCTCGCTGACCGCGGTCCGGCCCTGGACGCGGTGATGCTCGGCCGGGAGGAGCGCCGCGTGACGGCGATCCTCTACCGCAGCGGCTCCACCGGGGAGGCGGACCGCTTCGCCGTCGAGCCGCTGGGGCTGGTCTGGCACCGCGGCCGGCTCTACCTGCACGCCCACTCCCGCAAGCACGGCGAGCAGCGCACCTTCCGCGTCGACCGAATCGAGGAGGCGGAGACGACGCCGGAGCGGTTCGAGCCGCCAGCGGACTTCGACCTGCGGATCGCCCACGCCGGCAGCTTCGGCGTCTGGCATTCGGACGGCCCGGCGCGAATGGTGCGGGTGCAATTCGCCCCCAGCGCCGCCCCCTACGTCGCCGCCGGTCGCTACGTCGCCGCCGGTCGCTGGCACGACAGCCAGACCGTCGATGTCCTCCCGGATGGCTCGTTCACGCTCAGGGTGGAACTCGGCACGTTCGAGAAGGTGGGGGTCTAG
- a CDS encoding motility protein A, producing the protein MDIATAVGLLLGAALLLISVLIAPGSSLAAFVDVPSGLVVVGGAIAACGIAYPFGALLRTPSVTMKLFFPKAPELKATIAQLVSFAEVARRDGILALENKLDEVQDPFVKMGVQMAVDGTDGELIEAVMRGEIEAVAARHKVGKGLMETLGRYAPAFGMIGTLMGLIIMLGNMDDPEAIGPGMAVALITTLYGAIMSNLFCLPFADKLGYYSKREMEVREAVVRGILSIQEGDNPRVLEQKLSTMLPQADRTLAA; encoded by the coding sequence ATGGACATCGCTACCGCCGTCGGCCTGCTGCTCGGCGCCGCGTTGCTGTTGATCTCCGTCCTGATCGCGCCGGGTTCGAGCCTCGCGGCGTTCGTCGACGTACCCAGCGGGCTGGTGGTCGTCGGCGGAGCCATTGCGGCCTGCGGGATTGCGTATCCCTTCGGCGCGTTGCTGAGAACGCCCAGCGTGACGATGAAGTTGTTCTTCCCGAAGGCCCCGGAATTGAAGGCGACGATCGCCCAACTCGTCAGCTTCGCCGAGGTCGCCCGTCGCGACGGCATCCTCGCTTTGGAAAACAAGTTGGACGAGGTGCAGGACCCGTTCGTCAAGATGGGGGTCCAGATGGCCGTGGACGGGACCGACGGCGAATTGATCGAGGCGGTGATGCGGGGAGAAATTGAGGCGGTCGCCGCCCGCCATAAGGTCGGAAAGGGATTGATGGAGACGCTGGGCCGCTACGCCCCCGCCTTCGGTATGATCGGCACGCTGATGGGCCTGATTATCATGCTGGGCAATATGGACGACCCGGAAGCGATCGGTCCCGGCATGGCGGTGGCGCTGATTACCACGCTGTACGGCGCCATCATGAGCAACCTGTTCTGCCTGCCGTTCGCCGACAAGCTTGGCTACTACAGCAAGCGCGAAATGGAAGTCCGCGAAGCGGTGGTCCGCGGGATTCTCAGCATTCAGGAGGGCGACAACCCGCGGGTCCTGGAGCAGAAGCTCTCGACGATGCTGCCCCAGGCGGACCGCACGCTCGCCGCCTGA
- a CDS encoding protein-signal peptide and transmembrane prediction, which yields MSLALAAALLSAAVLAPAEPLVLHARAQQRPEEGGGYRTAESSLRWNPTETAVVVCDMWDRHTCPSAERRVAEMAPRMNDVLVALRRRGVLIIHCPSDTMKFYEGTPGRTLAQQAPKVETEIPLERWCHLKEYREPPLPIDDSDGGCDCCPDRQVGPPWPWTRQIAALQIEPGDAITDSAEAFYLMKQRSIRNVIVMGVHANMCVLGRPFAIRQLTLQGQNVVLMRDLTDAMYNPARSPYVGHHDGTRLVVQHIERYWCPTIVSGDVLGDGRFRFADDDAAAD from the coding sequence ATGTCCCTCGCTCTCGCCGCCGCGTTGCTGTCCGCCGCGGTCCTCGCCCCCGCGGAGCCGCTGGTCCTGCACGCCCGCGCTCAACAGCGGCCGGAAGAGGGGGGAGGCTATCGCACCGCCGAGTCGTCCCTCCGCTGGAACCCGACGGAAACGGCCGTCGTCGTCTGCGATATGTGGGATCGCCACACGTGCCCGTCGGCGGAGCGGCGAGTCGCGGAGATGGCGCCCCGGATGAACGACGTGTTAGTCGCCCTCCGGCGGCGGGGCGTCCTCATTATTCATTGCCCCAGCGACACAATGAAGTTTTACGAGGGGACGCCGGGGCGAACACTGGCGCAGCAGGCGCCCAAGGTCGAAACCGAGATCCCGCTGGAACGCTGGTGCCACCTGAAGGAGTACCGCGAGCCCCCGCTGCCGATCGACGATTCCGACGGCGGGTGCGACTGCTGCCCGGATCGCCAGGTGGGCCCGCCCTGGCCTTGGACCCGGCAGATCGCCGCGTTGCAGATCGAGCCCGGCGACGCGATTACCGACAGCGCCGAGGCGTTCTACCTGATGAAGCAGCGCTCGATTCGGAACGTGATCGTGATGGGCGTGCACGCCAACATGTGCGTGCTGGGCCGACCGTTCGCGATCCGCCAACTGACGCTGCAGGGCCAGAACGTCGTGCTGATGCGCGACCTGACGGACGCGATGTACAACCCCGCCCGAAGCCCCTACGTCGGCCATCACGACGGCACGCGGCTGGTGGTTCAACACATCGAACGCTACTGGTGCCCCACGATCGTCAGCGGCGACGTGCTCGGCGACGGGCGCTTTCGGTTCGCCGACGACGACGCAGCCGCCGACTGA
- the fliN gene encoding flagellar motor switch protein FliN yields the protein MAASDQSADPSADAPAAGAPPADVQAGGGYGAGRDDAEPGATGETLPSDDIEALLAAAAAGSVQMPPEDDEGTDPEPDDGTFSRLGDRDDDDAGDPYAAHGTSAASGSAPGRREAATSIPVGGQVEKLLEEVEAEVRRGRRPVLSAGQNPPDSLGRTSPLQLEAFAESGRSAGGSRGTGEGLGALDDVELDLRIELGRAEMSLEEVVALRDGSVVSLDKLAGDPVDILVNGRLVARGEVLVLNDNFCVRVAEILAPDR from the coding sequence GTGGCCGCTTCCGATCAATCCGCTGACCCCTCGGCCGACGCTCCGGCCGCCGGTGCGCCTCCCGCAGACGTACAGGCGGGGGGCGGGTACGGGGCCGGCCGAGACGACGCAGAGCCCGGCGCCACGGGGGAGACGCTGCCCTCCGACGACATTGAGGCGCTGCTGGCCGCCGCGGCCGCCGGTTCCGTGCAGATGCCGCCGGAGGACGACGAGGGCACTGATCCGGAGCCGGACGACGGCACATTCAGCCGTCTGGGCGACCGCGACGACGATGACGCCGGAGACCCCTACGCCGCCCACGGCACTTCGGCCGCGAGTGGGTCGGCCCCGGGACGCCGTGAGGCCGCCACCTCCATCCCGGTCGGCGGACAGGTCGAAAAACTGCTGGAGGAGGTCGAGGCGGAGGTCCGCCGCGGCCGACGGCCGGTGCTGTCCGCGGGGCAGAACCCGCCGGACTCGCTCGGTCGCACCTCGCCCTTGCAACTGGAAGCCTTCGCCGAGAGCGGACGGTCCGCCGGGGGCTCCCGGGGGACGGGCGAGGGACTCGGGGCGCTAGACGACGTGGAGCTGGATCTCCGCATCGAACTGGGCCGGGCGGAGATGTCGCTGGAGGAGGTCGTCGCCCTGCGGGACGGCTCCGTGGTGTCGCTCGACAAGCTGGCGGGCGACCCGGTGGACATCCTCGTGAACGGCCGCCTGGTCGCCCGCGGCGAGGTGCTCGTGCTGAACGACAATTTCTGCGTCCGCGTCGCGGAGATCCTCGCTCCCGACCGCTGA
- a CDS encoding flagellar biosynthetic protein FliQ, with the protein MSPDLAADLSREALLMALLLGTPVLGAAAAIGLIVSLAQAVTQLQDQTLSFVPKIAVMAGVTLLALPWMIQTACDYTTALFQNVAPNLGT; encoded by the coding sequence ATGTCGCCCGATCTTGCCGCGGATCTCAGTCGCGAGGCGCTGCTCATGGCGCTGTTGCTCGGCACGCCGGTGCTGGGGGCGGCGGCGGCGATCGGGCTGATCGTCAGCCTCGCCCAGGCGGTCACGCAGCTTCAGGACCAGACGCTCTCGTTCGTGCCGAAGATCGCGGTGATGGCCGGCGTCACGCTGCTGGCCCTGCCCTGGATGATCCAAACGGCCTGCGACTACACGACCGCCCTGTTCCAGAACGTCGCGCCGAACCTCGGCACCTGA